One Nocardioides oleivorans DNA segment encodes these proteins:
- a CDS encoding error-prone DNA polymerase, whose amino-acid sequence MGWNNPAMQWKELERRLSGLPGADDAPVSRRKHPPGEARTIERPAEVTPYAELHCHSNFSFLDGASSPTELVEEAVRLGLHALAITDHDGFYGAPLLAEAAAAHGLATVFGAELSLGLGGPQNGVPDPEGSHLLVLARGVEGYHRLAAAMTDAHLRGDEKGRPVYDLDELGEQGRGHWVVLTGCRKGTVRQALAQGGEPAAAAALDRLTSLFGLEHVVVELSARPGADPTNAALARLARIHGLDLVAAGNVHHATPQRHRLASAMAAIRARRSLADLDGWLDLSGSAHLRSGAETAAALSSYPDGIGDRAVERSVTLADELAFDLRKASPALPKRQVPEGHTADSWLRELAERGFAERYAGVPHEAAARERMEHELRVIGEKDFAGYFVIVHDIVAFARSQRILCQGRGSAASSAVCFALGITAVDAVFYNLPFERFISAHRDEEPDIDVDFDSDRREEVIQWVYDTYGRRNAAQVANVIAYRPRMAVRDAAKALGHSPGQQDAWSKQIDGWSSVVAGDAGDTSAHDVPAPVVALAEELMGAPRHLGIHSGGMVLTEQPIGEVCPIERARMDKRTVLQWDKDACESMGLVKFDLLGLGMLGALDHMMRLAGDHLGERWDLATMPKEEPAVYDMLCRADSIGVFQVESRAQIGTLPRLRPRQFYDLAIEIALIRPGPIQGGAVHPYVRRATGQEEVTYDHPELVPVLERTKGVPLFQEQLMAMAVTLGDCSRDDADLLRRAMGSKRGVERIESVKATLYTGMAKRGITGDLADSIYVKILSFANFGFAESHALSFALLVYASSWFKLHYPAAFLAGLLRNQPMGFYSPQSLVGDARRHGVDVRRPDITRSSAQADLEPVVLGPVAPTGPDSCCSPRFERVEWVPGTPDPVPAHRRDGALAVRLGLDSVRGIGLDVARRIVAAREDAEFTGVTDLSRRAGLTTAQLEALATAGAFEPWGLDRREALWTAGFAESADHLPGTTPAPAAPMLPGMSTPETTLADLWATGISPERHPVEHLRDDLRRSGVRSIAELETTESGRRVHVGGLITHRQRPGTAMGVTFLNLEDETGMLNVVVSVGVMKAHRQAARNRVAVVVRGRLERNEGVTNLIADKVEGIDVVVPGAGAVLQARASSRDFR is encoded by the coding sequence ATGGGCTGGAACAACCCCGCGATGCAGTGGAAGGAGCTCGAGCGCCGGCTGAGCGGGCTGCCCGGCGCCGACGACGCACCGGTGTCGCGCCGCAAGCACCCGCCTGGCGAGGCCCGGACCATCGAGCGTCCGGCGGAGGTGACGCCCTACGCCGAGCTCCACTGCCACAGCAACTTCAGCTTCCTCGACGGCGCCAGCTCGCCGACCGAGCTGGTCGAGGAGGCCGTGCGGCTCGGTCTGCACGCGCTGGCCATCACCGACCACGACGGCTTCTACGGCGCGCCGCTGCTGGCCGAGGCCGCGGCCGCGCACGGACTCGCCACCGTCTTCGGCGCCGAGCTCTCGCTCGGCCTGGGCGGACCGCAGAACGGCGTGCCCGACCCGGAGGGCAGCCACCTGCTGGTGCTGGCGCGGGGGGTCGAGGGCTATCACCGCCTGGCGGCCGCCATGACCGACGCGCACCTGCGCGGGGACGAGAAGGGTCGTCCGGTCTACGACCTCGACGAGCTCGGCGAGCAGGGGCGCGGCCACTGGGTGGTGCTGACCGGGTGCCGCAAGGGCACCGTCCGGCAGGCCCTGGCCCAGGGCGGGGAGCCGGCCGCAGCTGCGGCCCTGGACCGGCTGACCTCCCTGTTCGGGCTCGAGCACGTCGTGGTCGAGCTGTCGGCCCGCCCGGGCGCCGACCCGACCAACGCCGCGCTCGCCCGGCTGGCGCGGATCCACGGGCTCGACCTGGTGGCCGCCGGCAACGTCCACCACGCCACGCCCCAGCGGCACCGGCTCGCCTCCGCCATGGCCGCGATCCGCGCGCGCCGCAGCCTCGCCGACCTCGACGGCTGGCTCGACCTGTCGGGCTCGGCGCACCTGCGCAGCGGTGCGGAGACTGCCGCCGCGTTGTCGTCGTACCCCGACGGCATCGGGGACCGGGCGGTCGAGCGCAGCGTCACCCTCGCCGACGAGCTCGCCTTCGACCTCCGCAAGGCCTCGCCCGCCCTGCCCAAGCGGCAGGTCCCCGAGGGCCACACCGCGGACTCGTGGCTACGGGAGCTCGCGGAGCGCGGCTTCGCCGAGAGGTACGCCGGCGTGCCCCACGAGGCCGCGGCACGCGAGCGGATGGAGCACGAGCTGCGGGTCATCGGCGAGAAGGACTTCGCCGGCTACTTCGTGATCGTCCACGACATCGTCGCCTTCGCGCGCAGCCAGCGGATCCTGTGCCAGGGCCGCGGATCGGCCGCGAGCTCGGCGGTCTGCTTCGCGCTCGGCATCACCGCCGTCGACGCGGTCTTCTACAACCTGCCCTTCGAGCGCTTCATCTCCGCGCACCGCGACGAGGAGCCCGACATCGACGTCGACTTCGACTCCGACCGCCGCGAGGAGGTGATCCAGTGGGTCTACGACACCTACGGCCGTCGCAACGCCGCGCAGGTCGCCAACGTGATCGCCTACCGGCCGCGGATGGCGGTGCGCGACGCGGCCAAGGCGCTGGGCCACTCCCCCGGCCAGCAGGACGCCTGGTCGAAGCAGATCGACGGCTGGTCGTCGGTGGTGGCCGGTGACGCCGGCGACACCAGCGCCCACGACGTGCCCGCGCCGGTCGTGGCGCTCGCCGAGGAGCTGATGGGGGCGCCGCGCCACCTGGGCATCCACTCGGGCGGGATGGTGCTGACGGAGCAGCCGATCGGCGAGGTATGCCCGATCGAGCGGGCGCGGATGGACAAGCGGACCGTGCTCCAGTGGGACAAGGACGCCTGCGAGTCGATGGGGCTGGTGAAGTTCGACCTGCTCGGCCTCGGCATGCTCGGCGCGCTCGACCACATGATGCGGCTGGCCGGCGACCACCTCGGCGAGCGCTGGGACCTCGCGACGATGCCGAAGGAGGAGCCGGCGGTCTACGACATGCTCTGCCGCGCCGACTCGATCGGGGTCTTCCAGGTCGAGAGCCGCGCGCAGATCGGCACGCTGCCGCGACTGCGGCCGCGCCAGTTCTACGACCTCGCGATCGAGATCGCGCTGATCCGTCCGGGCCCGATCCAGGGCGGTGCCGTCCACCCCTACGTCCGGCGCGCGACCGGCCAGGAGGAGGTGACCTACGACCACCCGGAGCTGGTCCCGGTGCTCGAGCGGACCAAGGGGGTGCCGCTCTTCCAGGAGCAGCTGATGGCGATGGCCGTCACCCTCGGCGACTGCAGCCGCGACGACGCCGACCTGCTGCGCCGGGCGATGGGCTCCAAGCGCGGGGTCGAGCGGATCGAGTCGGTCAAGGCCACGCTCTACACCGGCATGGCGAAGCGCGGGATCACCGGCGACCTCGCCGACTCGATCTACGTGAAGATCCTGTCCTTCGCCAACTTCGGCTTCGCCGAGTCGCACGCGCTGTCCTTCGCCCTGCTGGTCTACGCCTCGTCGTGGTTCAAGCTCCACTACCCGGCCGCCTTCCTGGCCGGCCTGCTGCGCAACCAGCCGATGGGCTTCTACTCCCCGCAGTCGCTGGTCGGCGACGCGCGCCGGCACGGGGTCGACGTACGCCGTCCCGACATCACGCGGTCGTCGGCGCAGGCCGACCTCGAGCCGGTCGTGCTCGGACCGGTGGCCCCGACCGGTCCGGATTCGTGCTGCTCGCCGCGCTTCGAGCGGGTGGAGTGGGTGCCGGGCACGCCCGACCCGGTGCCCGCCCACCGCCGCGACGGTGCCCTGGCCGTACGCCTCGGGCTGGACTCTGTGCGCGGCATCGGCCTCGACGTGGCGCGCCGGATCGTGGCAGCGCGTGAGGACGCGGAGTTCACCGGCGTCACGGACCTCTCCCGCCGCGCGGGGCTCACCACCGCTCAGCTCGAGGCGCTGGCGACCGCCGGGGCGTTCGAGCCGTGGGGGCTCGACCGGCGCGAGGCCTTGTGGACGGCAGGCTTCGCCGAGTCCGCCGACCACCTTCCCGGCACGACACCCGCTCCCGCGGCGCCGATGCTGCCGGGCATGAGCACACCGGAGACCACCCTCGCCGACCTCTGGGCGACCGGGATCTCGCCCGAGAGGCACCCCGTCGAGCACCTGCGCGACGACCTGCGCCGGTCTGGGGTCCGCTCGATCGCGGAGCTGGAGACGACCGAGTCCGGGCGCCGGGTCCACGTCGGCGGCCTGATCACCCACCGGCAGCGCCCGGGAACGGCCATGGGCGTCACGTTCCTCAACCTCGAGGACGAGACCGGGATGCTCAACGTGGTGGTCTCGGTCGGCGTGATGAAGGCCCACCGCCAGGCTGCCCGCAACCGCGTGGCCGTCGTGGTCCGCGGCCGGCTCGAGCGCAACGAGGGCGTCACCAACCTCATCGCCGACAAGGTCGAGGGCATCGACGTGGTCGTCCCCGGGGCCGGTGCCGTGCTCCAGGCGCGGGCGTCGTCGCGCGACTTCCGGTGA